A genome region from Penaeus chinensis breed Huanghai No. 1 chromosome 22, ASM1920278v2, whole genome shotgun sequence includes the following:
- the LOC125037124 gene encoding inositol monophosphatase 1-like isoform X1 — translation MSEIDAQKCFDVALDLVKDAGKVVREAIKKKKNIETKSSAVDLVTESDKAVEKMLISGLSEAFPDHKFIGEESVSAGEKCILTDEPTWIIDPIDGTMNFVHSFPYTCISVGLWVKKAALVGVVYNPVLEQMFTAIKGQGAFLNGEKISVSGETELGQALVFSEIGTSLDPEKVNTVLTNITNLMPKVHGIRAMGSCTLNMCHVAMGGVDVCFEFGIHAWDMAAGYLVVTEAGGVVVDTEGGPFDIMRRRVLCASSPELAEKISKLLKQYQPERDGVTK, via the exons ATGTCAGAAATCGACGCCCAAAAATGCTTCGATGTGGCCTTAGATCTCGTCAAAGATGCGGGGAAG GTTGTACGAGAAGcaatcaaaaagaagaagaatattgagACCAAGAGCTCAGCAGTAGATTTGGTGACTGAATCAGACAAGGCAGTTGAGAAGATGCTTATTTCTGGCTTGTCTGAGGCCTTCCCTGACCACAA GTTTATTGGTGAAGAGTCAGTATCTGCGGGAGAGAAGTGTATCCTAACTGATGAGCCAACATGGATCATTGACCCCATAGATGGGACCATGAACTTTGTGCACAGCTTCCCCTACACATGCATCTCTGTTGGACTGTGGGTAAAGAAGGCGGCCTTGGTGGGTGTTGTGTACAACCCTGTGCTTGAGCAGATGTTCACTGCCATCAAGGGGCAAGGAGCATTCCTGAATGGCGAGAAGATTTCCGTGTCTGGCGAGACCG AGCTTGGCCAAGCTCTTGTCTTCTCTGAGATAGGCACAAGCCTAGACCCTGAGAAGGTCAACACTGTGCTGACCAACATAACAAATCTTATGCCAAAAGTCCATGG aaTCCGTGCAATGGGCTCATGCACACTGAACATGTGCCATGTGGCAATGGGTGGCGTTGACGTGTGCTTTGAGTTTGGCATTCACGCCTGGGACATGGCTGCAGGGTACCTCGTAGTGACGGAGGCCGGGGGTGTTGTGGTTGACACTGAGG GCGGTCCGTTCGACATCATGCGGAGGCGAGTGCTGTGCGCTTCGTCGCCCGAACTGGCTGAGAAGATTTCCAAGTTGCTGAAGCAGTACCAGCCCGAGAGAGATGGCGTCACCAAGTAa
- the LOC125037124 gene encoding inositol monophosphatase 1-like isoform X2, which yields MSEIDAQKCFDVALDLVKDAGKVVREAIKKKKNIETKSSAVDLVTESDKAVEKMLISGLSEAFPDHKFIGEESVSAGEKCILTDEPTWIIDPIDGTMNFVHSFPYTCISVGLWVKKAALVGVVYNPVLEQMFTAIKGQGAFLNGEKISVSGETELGQALVFSEIGTSLDPEKVNTVLTNITNLMPKVHGCRTMGSAALHLAYVAMGAADVSYTFGVHCWDTAAGSLLVKEAGGIVIDTEGRTAASVVVFLDPLVNWIGLCHYGMGGGCLG from the exons ATGTCAGAAATCGACGCCCAAAAATGCTTCGATGTGGCCTTAGATCTCGTCAAAGATGCGGGGAAG GTTGTACGAGAAGcaatcaaaaagaagaagaatattgagACCAAGAGCTCAGCAGTAGATTTGGTGACTGAATCAGACAAGGCAGTTGAGAAGATGCTTATTTCTGGCTTGTCTGAGGCCTTCCCTGACCACAA GTTTATTGGTGAAGAGTCAGTATCTGCGGGAGAGAAGTGTATCCTAACTGATGAGCCAACATGGATCATTGACCCCATAGATGGGACCATGAACTTTGTGCACAGCTTCCCCTACACATGCATCTCTGTTGGACTGTGGGTAAAGAAGGCGGCCTTGGTGGGTGTTGTGTACAACCCTGTGCTTGAGCAGATGTTCACTGCCATCAAGGGGCAAGGAGCATTCCTGAATGGCGAGAAGATTTCCGTGTCTGGCGAGACCG AGCTTGGCCAAGCTCTTGTCTTCTCTGAGATAGGCACAAGCCTAGACCCTGAGAAGGTCAACACTGTGCTGACCAACATAACAAATCTTATGCCAAAAGTCCATGG GTGTCGTACAATGGGTTCAGCAGCCTTGCACTTGGCCTATGTGGCAATGGGTGCGGCTGATGTGTCCTACACCTTTGGCGTGCACTGCTGGGACACAGCTGCAGGCTCCCTCTTGGTTAAGGAGGCTGGAGGAATAGTGATTGATACAGAAGGTAGAactgcagcttcagtggttgtctTTCTTGATCCCTTGGTTAATTGGATTGGCCTTTGTCACTACGGAATGGGTGGTGGTTGTCTTGGTTAG